A window of Ictidomys tridecemlineatus isolate mIctTri1 chromosome 1, mIctTri1.hap1, whole genome shotgun sequence contains these coding sequences:
- the Pprc1 gene encoding peroxisome proliferator-activated receptor gamma coactivator-related protein 1 isoform X4, with protein sequence MAARRGRRDGVAPSPIGGPGPDPGGGVRGSGWGSRNQAPHGTVGTVSCGEQVLLHEEVDDSGFVNLSRLGPSLRDKDLEMEELLLQDETLLGTMQSYMDASLISLIEDFGSLGESRLSLEEQNEVSLLTALTEILDNADSENLSPFDSIPDSELLVSPREGSSLHKLLSLSRTPPERDLITPIDPLGPSTGSSRVEMSLADPSWDFPPPSFLETSSPKLPSWRPPRSRPRWGQSPPPQQRSDGEEEEEAASFSGQMLAGELDNSMSTILDFPMYLACPEEEDKTTAAEVAVPATGDESISSLSELVRAMHPYCLPNLTHMASLEDELQEQPDDLTLSEGCVVLEIVGQAATTGDDLEIPVVVRQIPTGPQSVLLDDSLEASPTLQLLMPTLESEPETAIPKIAPCPEKEGLSLDSASLLEPKDVVEPLVSKGLKNSPANAVLGSQRARKSRRKKSKEQQAACVEGYARRLRSSSRGQSVVAKEVTSQAGSLQKLPQEELKREGGLSQGRGKPQAWARAWATALEKPSSGNLERSAGQGSPIEERSLDLYSKVVDTVQANPLSPHLSLVDSPQANPMPFDSVETNTTAVDPAVTDSVPLDLASSGSELVDPLRADPVLTDPALPDSAAVGPAVDVPISDNSSSVEAVLADPVPVDSVPRDLAPVDSVLVKSRPTDPRRGAISSAQGSPAAQLLLDSESSEPPKTITPEVKEVVGPLKVENGTNATAQEARPRPLSLSEYRRRRQQRQAEAEEKSSQPPVGKWPSLPETPTGLADIPCLVIPPAPAKKTTPQRSPDAPPEACFGPVGPSPASPSPEPSANKPMVLTSSEQVVPSQEMPLPARPPPPVQSMSSAGPMPHTVLTSLPFPRGGLGMPPMLPLPASGQRVPNIPPPPLPPPGLPGSVGPVPPDPYTHYAPVPPWPCYPPVSPSGYPCLPPPPTVPLVSGTPGTYAVPPACNVPWVPPPAPVSPYNSSCTYGPMGWGPGLQHPPFWSAVPPPPLPPAPVGRAVLQPKVEPSSIPAGPPENVPPAPMAPSLSLGPAGHGAPQIEPTKVEVKPVAASPHLKHKVSLMQSPRIKAPPCLSPECVAIEEPASERLKPETQETRPREKPPSSAIKAVPLPRQSIVPKLPAVHPARLRKLSFLPTPRTQGPEDVVQAFISEIGIEASDLSSLLEQFEKSEAKKECPPPVPADTLAVGNSGVDTPQEKRPLDRLQAPELANVAGLTPPATPPHQLWKPLAAVSLLAKAKSPKSTAQEGTLKPEGVTEAKHPAAACLQDGVHGPSPVHVGSGDHDYCVRSRTPPKKMPALVIPEVGSRWNVKRHQDITIKPVLSLGPVAPLFPCITASQEPLDHRTSNEQADPSAPCLAPSALLSPEASPCRNDTNTRTPPEPSTKQRSLRCYRKACRSASPPSRGWQGRRGRSSRSVSSGSNRTSEASSSSSSSSSRSRSRSLSPPHKRWRRSSCSSSGRSRRCSSSSSSSSSSSSSSSSSSSSRSRSRSPSPRRRSDRRRRSYRSHDHYQRQRVLQKERAIEERRVVFIGKIPGRMTRSELKQRFSVFGEIEECTIHFRVQGDNYGFVTYRYAEEAFAAIESGHKLRQADEQPFDLCFGGRRQFCKRSYSDLDSNREDFDPAPVKSKFDSLDFDTLLKQAQKNLRR encoded by the exons ATGGCGGCGCGCCGGGGACGGAGAGACGGAGTCGCGCCGTCCCCGATTGGGGGCCCTGGCCCTGACCCCGGTGGTGGAGTCCGCGGCAGCGGTTGGGGGAGTCGGAACCAAGCGCCGCATGGGACCGTGGGCACAGTGAGCTGTGGGGAGCAG GTGCTGCTACATGAGGAGGTGGATGATTCTGGCTTTGTCAATCTGTCTCGGCTGGGCCCATCTCTGAGGGACAAAGATCTGGAAATGGAGGAGTTGTTGCTACAAGATGAGACACTACTGGGGACCATGCAGAGTTACATGGATGCCTCTCTTATTTCTCTCATTGAGGATTTTGGGAGCCTTGGAGAG AGCAGGTTATCTCTGGAGGAACAGAATGAAGTGTCACTGCTGACAGCCCTGACGGAGATCTTGGACAATGCAGATTCTGAGAATCTGTCCCCATTTGACAGCATTCCTGACTCTGAGCTGCTTGTATCACCACGGGAGGGCTCTTCT CTGCATAAGCTGCTCAGTCTCTCTCGGACACCCCCAGAACGTGACCTCATCACCCCAATTGACCCATTGGGACCCAGCACAGGCAGTAGTAGA GTTGAGATGTCTCTTGCAGATCCCTCTTGGGACTTCCCCCCACCTTCTTTCTTGGAGACCTCTTCTCCCAAGCTGCCTAGCTGGAGACCCCCAAGGTCAAGACCTCGCTGGGGCCAGTCCCCTCCTCCCCAGCAGCGTAGtgatggagaagaggaggaagaggcagcCAGCTTCAGTGGCCAGATGCTTGCTGGGGAGCTTGACAACTCTATGAGCACCATCCTAGACTTCCCCATGTATTTGGCTTGCCCTGAGGAAGAAGATAAGACAACAGCAGCAGAGGTGGCAGTGCCAGCAACTGGTGATGAAAGCATCTCTTCCTTGAGTGAGTTGGTACGGGCCATGCACCCCTACTGCTTGCCCAACCTCACCCATATGGCATCACTTGAGGACGAGCTTCAGGAACAGCCAGATGATTTGACACTGTCTGAGGgttgtgtggtgctggagattgtgGGTCAGGCAGCTACAACCGGTGATGACCTGGAGATTCCAGTTGTAGTGCGGCAGattcctactggaccccagtctgtGCTCCTGGATGACTCACTAGAGGCCAGTCCTACCTTGCAGCTACTTATGCCCACACTTGAATCAGAACCAGAGACTGCTATACCCAAGATAGCCCCCTGCCCTGAGAAAGAGGGGTTGTCATTGGACTCAGCATCCTTATTGGAGCCGAAGGACGTTGTGGAGCCACTGGTGTCCAAGGGACTAAAGAACTCACCTGCCAATGCAGTGCTGGGTTCCCAGAGAGCTCGaaagagcagaaggaagaagagCAAGGAGCAGCAAGCAGCCTGTGTGGAAGGTTAtgccaggaggctgaggtcaTCGTCTCGTGGTCAATCTGTTGTGGCTAAAGAAGTGACCTCTCAGGCAGGCAGCTTGCAGAAACTGCCTCAGGAGGAACTTAAGAGAGAGGGTGGGCTTTCCCAGGGTAGGGGGAAGCCACAGGCTTGGGCTCGGGCCTGGGCAACTGCCTTGGAGAAGCCTAGCTCTGGGAACTTGGAGAGAAGTGCTGGTCAAGGTAGTCCCATTGAAGAAAGGTCTCTAGATCTCTACTCCAAGGTGGTTGATACTGTCCAAGCCAACCCTCTTTCACCCCATCTCTCATTGGTTGACTCTCCTCAAGCCAACCCCATGCCATTTGACTCTGTTGAAACTAATACTACTGCAGTTGACCCTGCTGTGACTGACTCTGTACCTCTTGACCTGGCTTCATCGGGTTCAGAGCTGGTTGACCCTCTCCGAGCTGACCCAGTGTTGACTGACCCAGCCCTGCCTGACTCGGCAGCAGTTGGCCCTGCAGTAGATGTTCCTATCTCAGATAATTCGTCATCAGTTGAAGCTGTCCTAGCTGACCCTGTGCCAGTTGACTCTGTTCCCAGGGATCTGGCTCCAGTTGATTCTGTGCTGGTTAAGTCCCGACCAACAGACCCCAGGCGTGGTGCAATATCATCAGCCCAGGGAAGTCCAGCTGCTCAGCTCCTCCTGGATTCAGAGTCCTCAGAGCCCCCAAAGACCATCACTCCTGAAGTCAAGGAGGTTGTAGGTCCTCTGAAGGTGGAAAATGGTACTAATGCCACAGCCCAGGAAGCCAGACCACGGCCACTCAGCCTATCTGAATACCGACGGCGAAGACAGCAACGGCAAGCAGAGGCAGAAGAGAAGAGTTCCCAGCCTCCAGTTGGGAAGTGGCCCAGCCTCCCAGAGACCCCCACAGGGCTGGCAGATATACCTTGTCTTGTCATCCCACCAGCCCCAGCCAAGAAGACAACTCCACAGAGAAGTCCTGACGCTCCTCCTGAGgcttgctttgggcctgtgggtCCCAGCCCTGCTTCTCCTAGTCCTGAGCCATCTGCAAACAAGCCTATGGTTTTAACTTCCAGTGAACAGGTGGTGCCATCCCAAGAGATGCCACTGCCTGCAAGACCTCCTCCTCCTGTGCAGTCCATGTCTTCTGCTGGGCCCATGCCTCACACAGTGCTCACTTCTTTGCCTTTCCCCCGAGGTGGGCTGGGTATGCCCCCCATGCTGCCTCTTCCTGCAAGTGGACAAAGGGTCCCCAATATTCCCCCACCTCCTTTGCCACCTCCTGGTCTTCCAGGGTCTGTGGGACCAGTGCCACCTGATCCCTATACTCATTATGCCCCTGTGCCACCCTGGCCTTGCTATCCCCCTGTGTCCCCTTCTGGGTATCCTTGCCTGCCTCCCCCACCAACGGTGCCCCTAGTGTCTGGTACTCCTGGCACCTATGCTGTGCCTCCTGCTTGCAATGTGCCTTGGGTACCCCCTCCAGCCCCTGTCTCACCTTACAACTCCAGTTGTACTTATGGGCCCATGGGATGGGGCCCAGGGCTACAACACCCTCCATTCTGGTCTGCTGTACCCCCACCTCCTTTGCCTCCAGCTCCTGTTGGGAGAGCTGTTCTCCAACCTAAGGTGGAGCCCAGTAGCATTCCAGCTGGTCCTCCTGAAAATGTACCTCCTGCACCTATGGCTCCATCCCTCAGTCTTGGGCCAGCTGGCCATGGAGCTCCACAAATAGAGCCCACCAAGGTGGAGGTCAAGCCAGTTGCTGCATCTCCCCATCTGAAACACAAGGTGTCCCTGATGCAGAGCCCCAGGATCAAGGCTCCACCATGTCTGTCTCCTGAGTGTGTGGCTATTGAGGAGCCTGCATCAGAGAGGCTAAAGCCCGAGACCCAGGAGACCAGGCCTAGGGAAAAGCCCCCCTCTTCTGCTATTAAGGCTGTTCCCTTACCAAGGCAGAGCATTGTCCCCAAGCTGCCTGCTGTCCACCCAGCCCGTCTAAGGAAACTATCCTTCCTGCCCACCCCACGTACCCAGGGTCCTGAGGATGTGGTACAGGCTTTCATCAGTGAGATTG GAATTGAGGCATCAGACTTGTCCAGTCTGTTGGAGCAGTTTGAAAAATCAGAAG CCAAAAAGGAGTGCCCTCCTCCAGTTCCTGCTGACACCTTGGCTGTAGGAAACTCAGG CGTTGACACTCCCCAGGAGAAGAGACCCCTAGACCGGTTACAAGCCCCAGAACTGGCCAACGTGGCAG GGCTCACCCCTCCAGCTACCCCTCCCCATCAGTTATGGAAGCCCTTGGCTGCCGTCTCACTGCTGGCCAAAGCCAAATCTCCTAAGTCCACCGCCCAGGAGGGAACCCTGAAGCCTGAAGGAGTTACAGAGGCCAAACATCCAGCTGCAGCCTGCCTCCAAGATGGGGTCCATGGCCCTAGTCCAGTCCATGTGGGCTCTGGGGACCATGACTATTGTGTCCGGAGCAGGACACCCCCAAAAAAGATGCCTGCCCTAGTCATTCCAGAGGTGGGCTCCCGATGGAATGTCAAACGACATCAGGACATCACCATCAAACCTGTCTTATCCCTGGGCCCAGTTGCTCCCCTCTTCCCATGCATAACTGCCTCCCAGGAGCCACTTGATCACAGGACTAGCAATGAGCAGGCAGATCCCTCAGCGCCTTGCCTTGCCCCATCTGCCTTGTTGTCTCCTGAGGCCTCACCCTGCCGGAATGACACGAACACTAGGACTCCCCCTGAGCCCTCAACCAAGCAGCGGTCATTGCGCTGTTACCGAAAAGCCTGCAGGTCAGCCAGTCCCCCAAGCCGGGGCTGGCAGGGCCGTCGGGGCCGCAGCAGCCGTTCTGTCAGCTCTGGGTCCAACCGGACCAGTGAAGCATCTTCCTCATCGTCGTCTTCCTCATCCCGATCCCGGTCCAGGtccctctcccccccacacaagAGGTGGCGAAG GTCCAGCTGCAGTTCCTCTGGACGTTCCAGAAGatgctcttcctcttcttcatcatcatcatcttcttcgtCTTCTTCATCCTCATCATCTAGTTCCCGAAGCCGCTCTCGCTCTCCATCCCCCCGCCGGAGAAGTGACAGGAGGCGGCG CTCTTACCGTTCACATGACCATTACCAAAGGCAGAGAGTGCTGCAGAAGGAGCGTGCAATA gaagaaagaagggTAGTCTTCATTGGGAAGATACCTGGCCGCATGACTCGGTCAGAGCTGAAACAGAGATTTTCTGTTTTTGGGGAGATTGAGGAGTGCACCATCCATTTCCGAGTCCAAGG TGATAACTATGGCTTCGTCACTTATCGCTATGCTGAGGAGGCATTTGCAGCCATCGAGAGTGGCCATAAGCTGCGCCAGGCAGATGAGCAGCCCTTTGATCTCTGTTTTGGGGGCCGCAGGCAGTTCTGCAAAAGGAGCTATTCTGATCTTG ACTCCAACCGGGAAGACTTTGACCCTGCTCCTGTAAAGAGTAAATTTGACTCTCTTGACTTTGACACATTGTTGAAACAGGCCCAGAAGAACCTCCGGAGGTAA
- the Pprc1 gene encoding peroxisome proliferator-activated receptor gamma coactivator-related protein 1 isoform X5 produces the protein MAARRGRRDGVAPSPIGGPGPDPGGGVRGSGWGSRNQAPHGTVGTVSCGEQVLLHEEVDDSGFVNLSRLGPSLRDKDLEMEELLLQDETLLGTMQSYMDASLISLIEDFGSLGESRLSLEEQNEVSLLTALTEILDNADSENLSPFDSIPDSELLVSPREGSSLHKLLSLSRTPPERDLITPIDPLGPSTGSSRVEMSLADPSWDFPPPSFLETSSPKLPSWRPPRSRPRWGQSPPPQQRSDGEEEEEAASFSGQMLAGELDNSMSTILDFPMYLACPEEEDKTTAAEVAVPATGDESISSLSELVRAMHPYCLPNLTHMASLEDELQEQPDDLTLSEGCVVLEIVGQAATTGDDLEIPVVVRQIPTGPQSVLLDDSLEASPTLQLLMPTLESEPETAIPKIAPCPEKEGLSLDSASLLEPKDVVEPLVSKGLKNSPANAVLGSQRARKSRRKKSKEQQAACVEGYARRLRSSSRGQSVVAKEVTSQAGSLQKLPQEELKREGGLSQGRGKPQAWARAWATALEKPSSGNLERSAGQGSPIEERSLDLYSKVVDTVQANPLSPHLSLVDSPQANPMPFDSVETNTTAVDPAVTDSVPLDLASSGSELVDPLRADPVLTDPALPDSAAVGPAVDVPISDNSSSVEAVLADPVPVDSVPRDLAPVDSVLVKSRPTDPRRGAISSAQGSPAAQLLLDSESSEPPKTITPEVKEVVGPLKVENGTNATAQEARPRPLSLSEYRRRRQQRQAEAEEKSSQPPVGKWPSLPETPTGLADIPCLVIPPAPAKKTTPQRSPDAPPEACFGPVGPSPASPSPEPSANKPMVLTSSEQVVPSQEMPLPARPPPPVQSMSSAGPMPHTVLTSLPFPRGGLGMPPMLPLPASGQRVPNIPPPPLPPPGLPGSVGPVPPDPYTHYAPVPPWPCYPPVSPSGYPCLPPPPTVPLVSGTPGTYAVPPACNVPWVPPPAPVSPYNSSCTYGPMGWGPGLQHPPFWSAVPPPPLPPAPVGRAVLQPKVEPSSIPAGPPENVPPAPMAPSLSLGPAGHGAPQIEPTKVEVKPVAASPHLKHKVSLMQSPRIKAPPCLSPECVAIEEPASERLKPETQETRPREKPPSSAIKAVPLPRQSIVPKLPAVHPARLRKLSFLPTPRTQGPEDVVQAFISEIGIEASDLSSLLEQFEKSEAKKECPPPVPADTLAVGNSGSSCSSSGRSRRCSSSSSSSSSSSSSSSSSSSSRSRSRSPSPRRRSDRRRRYSSYRSHDHYQRQRVLQKERAIEERRVVFIGKIPGRMTRSELKQRFSVFGEIEECTIHFRVQGDNYGFVTYRYAEEAFAAIESGHKLRQADEQPFDLCFGGRRQFCKRSYSDLDSNREDFDPAPVKSKFDSLDFDTLLKQAQKNLRR, from the exons ATGGCGGCGCGCCGGGGACGGAGAGACGGAGTCGCGCCGTCCCCGATTGGGGGCCCTGGCCCTGACCCCGGTGGTGGAGTCCGCGGCAGCGGTTGGGGGAGTCGGAACCAAGCGCCGCATGGGACCGTGGGCACAGTGAGCTGTGGGGAGCAG GTGCTGCTACATGAGGAGGTGGATGATTCTGGCTTTGTCAATCTGTCTCGGCTGGGCCCATCTCTGAGGGACAAAGATCTGGAAATGGAGGAGTTGTTGCTACAAGATGAGACACTACTGGGGACCATGCAGAGTTACATGGATGCCTCTCTTATTTCTCTCATTGAGGATTTTGGGAGCCTTGGAGAG AGCAGGTTATCTCTGGAGGAACAGAATGAAGTGTCACTGCTGACAGCCCTGACGGAGATCTTGGACAATGCAGATTCTGAGAATCTGTCCCCATTTGACAGCATTCCTGACTCTGAGCTGCTTGTATCACCACGGGAGGGCTCTTCT CTGCATAAGCTGCTCAGTCTCTCTCGGACACCCCCAGAACGTGACCTCATCACCCCAATTGACCCATTGGGACCCAGCACAGGCAGTAGTAGA GTTGAGATGTCTCTTGCAGATCCCTCTTGGGACTTCCCCCCACCTTCTTTCTTGGAGACCTCTTCTCCCAAGCTGCCTAGCTGGAGACCCCCAAGGTCAAGACCTCGCTGGGGCCAGTCCCCTCCTCCCCAGCAGCGTAGtgatggagaagaggaggaagaggcagcCAGCTTCAGTGGCCAGATGCTTGCTGGGGAGCTTGACAACTCTATGAGCACCATCCTAGACTTCCCCATGTATTTGGCTTGCCCTGAGGAAGAAGATAAGACAACAGCAGCAGAGGTGGCAGTGCCAGCAACTGGTGATGAAAGCATCTCTTCCTTGAGTGAGTTGGTACGGGCCATGCACCCCTACTGCTTGCCCAACCTCACCCATATGGCATCACTTGAGGACGAGCTTCAGGAACAGCCAGATGATTTGACACTGTCTGAGGgttgtgtggtgctggagattgtgGGTCAGGCAGCTACAACCGGTGATGACCTGGAGATTCCAGTTGTAGTGCGGCAGattcctactggaccccagtctgtGCTCCTGGATGACTCACTAGAGGCCAGTCCTACCTTGCAGCTACTTATGCCCACACTTGAATCAGAACCAGAGACTGCTATACCCAAGATAGCCCCCTGCCCTGAGAAAGAGGGGTTGTCATTGGACTCAGCATCCTTATTGGAGCCGAAGGACGTTGTGGAGCCACTGGTGTCCAAGGGACTAAAGAACTCACCTGCCAATGCAGTGCTGGGTTCCCAGAGAGCTCGaaagagcagaaggaagaagagCAAGGAGCAGCAAGCAGCCTGTGTGGAAGGTTAtgccaggaggctgaggtcaTCGTCTCGTGGTCAATCTGTTGTGGCTAAAGAAGTGACCTCTCAGGCAGGCAGCTTGCAGAAACTGCCTCAGGAGGAACTTAAGAGAGAGGGTGGGCTTTCCCAGGGTAGGGGGAAGCCACAGGCTTGGGCTCGGGCCTGGGCAACTGCCTTGGAGAAGCCTAGCTCTGGGAACTTGGAGAGAAGTGCTGGTCAAGGTAGTCCCATTGAAGAAAGGTCTCTAGATCTCTACTCCAAGGTGGTTGATACTGTCCAAGCCAACCCTCTTTCACCCCATCTCTCATTGGTTGACTCTCCTCAAGCCAACCCCATGCCATTTGACTCTGTTGAAACTAATACTACTGCAGTTGACCCTGCTGTGACTGACTCTGTACCTCTTGACCTGGCTTCATCGGGTTCAGAGCTGGTTGACCCTCTCCGAGCTGACCCAGTGTTGACTGACCCAGCCCTGCCTGACTCGGCAGCAGTTGGCCCTGCAGTAGATGTTCCTATCTCAGATAATTCGTCATCAGTTGAAGCTGTCCTAGCTGACCCTGTGCCAGTTGACTCTGTTCCCAGGGATCTGGCTCCAGTTGATTCTGTGCTGGTTAAGTCCCGACCAACAGACCCCAGGCGTGGTGCAATATCATCAGCCCAGGGAAGTCCAGCTGCTCAGCTCCTCCTGGATTCAGAGTCCTCAGAGCCCCCAAAGACCATCACTCCTGAAGTCAAGGAGGTTGTAGGTCCTCTGAAGGTGGAAAATGGTACTAATGCCACAGCCCAGGAAGCCAGACCACGGCCACTCAGCCTATCTGAATACCGACGGCGAAGACAGCAACGGCAAGCAGAGGCAGAAGAGAAGAGTTCCCAGCCTCCAGTTGGGAAGTGGCCCAGCCTCCCAGAGACCCCCACAGGGCTGGCAGATATACCTTGTCTTGTCATCCCACCAGCCCCAGCCAAGAAGACAACTCCACAGAGAAGTCCTGACGCTCCTCCTGAGgcttgctttgggcctgtgggtCCCAGCCCTGCTTCTCCTAGTCCTGAGCCATCTGCAAACAAGCCTATGGTTTTAACTTCCAGTGAACAGGTGGTGCCATCCCAAGAGATGCCACTGCCTGCAAGACCTCCTCCTCCTGTGCAGTCCATGTCTTCTGCTGGGCCCATGCCTCACACAGTGCTCACTTCTTTGCCTTTCCCCCGAGGTGGGCTGGGTATGCCCCCCATGCTGCCTCTTCCTGCAAGTGGACAAAGGGTCCCCAATATTCCCCCACCTCCTTTGCCACCTCCTGGTCTTCCAGGGTCTGTGGGACCAGTGCCACCTGATCCCTATACTCATTATGCCCCTGTGCCACCCTGGCCTTGCTATCCCCCTGTGTCCCCTTCTGGGTATCCTTGCCTGCCTCCCCCACCAACGGTGCCCCTAGTGTCTGGTACTCCTGGCACCTATGCTGTGCCTCCTGCTTGCAATGTGCCTTGGGTACCCCCTCCAGCCCCTGTCTCACCTTACAACTCCAGTTGTACTTATGGGCCCATGGGATGGGGCCCAGGGCTACAACACCCTCCATTCTGGTCTGCTGTACCCCCACCTCCTTTGCCTCCAGCTCCTGTTGGGAGAGCTGTTCTCCAACCTAAGGTGGAGCCCAGTAGCATTCCAGCTGGTCCTCCTGAAAATGTACCTCCTGCACCTATGGCTCCATCCCTCAGTCTTGGGCCAGCTGGCCATGGAGCTCCACAAATAGAGCCCACCAAGGTGGAGGTCAAGCCAGTTGCTGCATCTCCCCATCTGAAACACAAGGTGTCCCTGATGCAGAGCCCCAGGATCAAGGCTCCACCATGTCTGTCTCCTGAGTGTGTGGCTATTGAGGAGCCTGCATCAGAGAGGCTAAAGCCCGAGACCCAGGAGACCAGGCCTAGGGAAAAGCCCCCCTCTTCTGCTATTAAGGCTGTTCCCTTACCAAGGCAGAGCATTGTCCCCAAGCTGCCTGCTGTCCACCCAGCCCGTCTAAGGAAACTATCCTTCCTGCCCACCCCACGTACCCAGGGTCCTGAGGATGTGGTACAGGCTTTCATCAGTGAGATTG GAATTGAGGCATCAGACTTGTCCAGTCTGTTGGAGCAGTTTGAAAAATCAGAAG CCAAAAAGGAGTGCCCTCCTCCAGTTCCTGCTGACACCTTGGCTGTAGGAAACTCAGG GTCCAGCTGCAGTTCCTCTGGACGTTCCAGAAGatgctcttcctcttcttcatcatcatcatcttcttcgtCTTCTTCATCCTCATCATCTAGTTCCCGAAGCCGCTCTCGCTCTCCATCCCCCCGCCGGAGAAGTGACAGGAGGCGGCG GTACAGCTCTTACCGTTCACATGACCATTACCAAAGGCAGAGAGTGCTGCAGAAGGAGCGTGCAATA gaagaaagaagggTAGTCTTCATTGGGAAGATACCTGGCCGCATGACTCGGTCAGAGCTGAAACAGAGATTTTCTGTTTTTGGGGAGATTGAGGAGTGCACCATCCATTTCCGAGTCCAAGG TGATAACTATGGCTTCGTCACTTATCGCTATGCTGAGGAGGCATTTGCAGCCATCGAGAGTGGCCATAAGCTGCGCCAGGCAGATGAGCAGCCCTTTGATCTCTGTTTTGGGGGCCGCAGGCAGTTCTGCAAAAGGAGCTATTCTGATCTTG ACTCCAACCGGGAAGACTTTGACCCTGCTCCTGTAAAGAGTAAATTTGACTCTCTTGACTTTGACACATTGTTGAAACAGGCCCAGAAGAACCTCCGGAGGTAA